The following are encoded together in the Rhizoctonia solani chromosome 10, complete sequence genome:
- a CDS encoding Transposon Tf2-1 polyprotein produces MNQNLSLVIGQAAAHHTDIGTTQATLSNHDSSITNLDALIVKLGADIAKIGTAAASGSSLASATKAPKLATPDKFDGSDKNKAISFRVAVSHYLRISYPGSTVDEQIAFIISCLDGKAHEWLEPYLEEDVVKGNPVSWLHNLDAFWLQFNARWNVQNRTENFRAKLRTLKQTKGVQDYYKDFQTYSQGLGYNNPSLRDMFYDGLSHKIKETLMVQDYDHADASVTLATLAEKALKVDQRLEQFAAQHKGSSSSSNQSGSKSSTSTSAAAQGAPRDKLSVGEQVYAIVDGKAKKGVLQKIGQNAKGIAVPIVKWNDGTTMDVTFKTIKKDNHPVTATSTPAPKASSSSARNSGPSPMDLDSASSKGKKPIICATCGGRGHYANQCPSKSYSGHEAHISEDESENGDL; encoded by the coding sequence atgaaTCAGAATCTTTCTCTGGTCATAGGACAAGCGGCTGCCCATCATACAGATATCGGCACCACTCAGGCTACCCTCTCAAACCATGACAGTAGCATTACCAACCTTGACGCCCTGATTGTAAAACTTGgggctgatattgccaaaataggcaccgctgctgcttctggttcctcccttgcctcggctaccaaggctcccaAACTTGCGAcgccagacaaatttgatggGTCTGACAAGAATAAGGCAATCTCTTTCAGAGTTGCTGTAtctcattatctcaggatctcatatcctggctcaacagtggatgagcaaatcGCTTTCATTATctcctgcctggatggcaaggcccatgagtggcttgagccctaccTGGAGGAGGACGTTGTAAAAGGGAACCCTgtttcttggctccacaatttggatgccttctggctgcaattcaatgcacgctggaatgtccaaaataggacTGAGAACTTCCGCGCCAAGTTGCGCACCCTTAAGCAAACCAAGGGAGTCCAAGATTattacaaggacttccagacctattctcaaggCCTTGGTTACAACAATCCTTCTCTCAGGGACatgttctatgatggcctgtcccacaaaattaaggaaactctcatggttcaagattacgaccatgcagatgcctcagtaactcttgcaactcttgcagagaaggcccttaaggtggatcagcgcctagagcagtttgcggcccagcacaagggttcctcctcctcttcaaaccaatctggaagcaaatccagcacttctacgtcagcagcagcccagggagcgcccagggataaactgtctgttggggaacaggtgtatgcgattgtggatggaaaggctaagAAGGGGGTCCTTCAAAAAATTGGCCAAAATGCCAAAGGGATAGCAGTTCCAATTGTTaagtggaatgatggcaccaccatggacgttaccttcaaaactatcaagaaggataaccacccagtcactgccacttccactcctgctcccaaggcttcctcctcctctgcgcgcaactctggtccttcccctatggacttagactctgcctcctcaaaaggcaaaaaacctattatatgcgcaacatgtggaggtaggggacactatgccaatcaatgcccctcaaaatcctactctggccatgaggcccatatctctgaggatgagtcggaaaatggggacctctga
- a CDS encoding Retrotransposable element Tf2 protein: MLPAEVFANTSEEELEIVTEIRAKLREDPSLDPIIQFLTEDADNAPPSIRKAYQDYDWDEGLLWYRGKLVVPDSETLKERLLKEFHDSPLAGHPGQQRTLELLSRNYWWPGMKSSAKEWVECCPTCQANRRAHAPVIALKPLEVPPFPFHTISYDFITGFPKSNGHDAILVVIDSFSKFGHFIPTSKKVTAKGLADLFITHVWKLHGLPVKTISDRGTTFTGKFLRALYQRLGVRPAFSSAYHPESDGQTERVNQFIEFYLRSYVAADHSDWAAWLPLAEYAYNNAKHGATGKSPFELVYGRNPVMNPSNVPANVPEADTVADTLAREWKEAESALQMSKERMARSQGIIPEFSIGEKVWLDGKNVGLRTNSNKLDPKRLGPFKVIEKISSHAYRLELPETLKIHNVFYVGLLSKSHESPSQPFPERPPPETIEGEEEYKVEQIIDLKRQRGKWLYLIKWKGYGPEDNSWEPEELLEHSQEEIKRFNQARLRKARDAAKSL, translated from the coding sequence atgttgCCCGCAGAAGTCTTcgccaacacgtcagaagaagaactggaaattgtcacagagATCCGCGCCAAGCTTAGGGAGGACCCATCCCTTGATCccattatccaattcctcacagaagatgcAGACAACGCTCCCCCTTCAATTCGTAAGGCATATcaagattatgactgggatgAAGGCCTCCTCTGGTACCGTGGgaaactagttgtcccagactcggaAACCCTGAAAGAACGACTACTCaaggaattccacgactcacCCCTGGCAGGGCACCCTGGACAACAAAGGACCCTGGAGCTCCTaagccgcaactactggtggccaggtaTGAAGTCAtctgccaaggaatgggtagaatgttgtcctacctgccaagccaatcgcCGCGCTCACGCCCCTGTCATTGCCCTGAAACCCTTGGAAGTCCCCCCATTCCCGTTCCACACAATCTCctacgacttcatcacaggatttCCAAAATCTAACGGGCACGATGCAATCTTGGTAgtaattgactccttctccaagtttggacatttcatcccaacttCCAAAAAGGTCACCGCAAAGGGTCTTGCTGACTTGTTCATCActcacgtctggaaactccacgggTTGCCTGTCAAAACCATCTCAGACCGGGGGACTAccttcacagggaaattcttGAGGGCATTATATCAGCGACTTGGGGTCAGACCTGCATTCTCCTCggcttaccacccagaatcagacggacaaacggaaagggTCAATCAATTTATCGAATTCTACCTGCGCTCTTACGTTGCAGCCGACCATTCTGATTGGGCCGCGTGGCTACCACTGGCAGAATAcgcatacaataatgccaagcATGGAGCAACCGGGAAGTCACCATTCGAGCTTGTCTATGGGCGAAATCCAGTCATGAACCCGTCCAATGTGCCagccaacgtcccagaagctgaCACGGTAGCAGATACACTAGCCCGGGAGTGGAAAGAAGCGGAATCAGCCCTCCAAATGAGTAAAGAACGTATGGCCAGGAGCCAAGGAATAATACCGGAATTCTCAATAGGCGagaaagtctggctggatggaaaGAATGTGGGCCttaggaccaattcaaataaACTGGACCCAAAACGCCTTGGTCCCTTCAAGGTCAtagaaaaaatctccagccacgcctaccgcctggaactgccggaaaccctgaaaatccataACGTCTTCTATGTCGGGTTACTGTCAAAAAGCCATGAATCACCCAGTCAGCCATTCCCAGAACGACCTCCCCCTGAGACAATagagggggaggaggaatacaaagttgaacagatcattgacttgAAACGccaacggggaaaatggCTATatctgataaaatggaaaggatacggcCCGGaggacaattcatgggaaccggaagaactgttggaacatagccaagaagagatcaagcgcttcaaccaagcaagactcagaaaggctcgtgacgccgccaagagcctttaa
- a CDS encoding Retrotransposable element Tf2 protein: MNEYPAEPLKTLVDSGATSNFISPSIVEKLKIPKTLLENPRVVRMLDGTISQTGRIWHQVHLAVLANGHIHSIPFLVCPIGNTLAILGMTWLTSESPLIDWQQGLITFPEQVQIASEEEADPDPLADLPSQYHEFARVFGEEEFKVLPPHREYDISIDLTPEAKLTPGPIYGMTNAESKALKQHIDEELATGKIRPSTSSAGAPVMFVKKADGSLRLVVDYWKLNDVTQKNVYPLPRQDDLMAKLRNAKLFTKLDLCWGYNNVRIKEGDEWKTAFRTKYGLFEYLVMPFGLTNAPAAFQHFMNDLFRDLIDVTVVIYLDDILIFSEDPKKHPEHVREVLSRLMKNQLFCKLSKCHFHVTTVDYLGIVISPAGFSMDQKKIEAVTSWPQPKTVKQVQAFLGFEVPWSWEVQEEEAFQELKSLVTRSPVLIHSNPDLPYYLETDASGVAMGAILSQRGEDNRLHPIAYMSKSFSGAKANYDTHDKELLAIIKALEEWRIFLEATDRPIQVFTDHRNLEYWMQARTFNRRHARWRIFLSDFNFEIHYRPGKQSGKPDALSRIDRLH; encoded by the exons ATGAACGAATacccggcagaacccctaAAAACCCTCGTAGATTCCGGAGCAACCTCCAACTTTATCTCCCCAAGTATAGTGGAAAAattaaaaatcccaaaaaccctacttgaaaatccacgagtagtgagaatgttagatggtactatttcacagactggtcgcatttggcaccaggttcacctcgcggtcttggccaatggccatattCACTCCATCCCTTTCCTCGTTTGCCCCATCGGCAACACTTTGGCTATattaggcatgacatggctcacttcAGAATCTCCGCTCAtagactggcaacagggtcTAATCACGTTCCCAGAGCAGGTACAGATTgcttcagaagaagaagcggacccGGACCCTCTAGCAGACCTTCCCTCTCAGTATCACGAATTTGCTAGAGTATTTGGCGAAGAGgagttcaaggtcctccctccccATAGGGAATACGACATCTCAATTGATCTCACCCCAGAAGCCAAACTCACACCAGGTCCAATCTacggcatgaccaatgcgGAATCTAAGGCACTGAAgcaacatattgatgaggaactagCCACGGGCAAGATTCGCCCCAGTACTTcatcagcaggcgccccagtaatgtttgtaaagaaggcagatggatcccTACGACTGGTTGTGGACTACTGGAAGTTAAATGATGTCACCCAGAAAAATGTCTACCCACTCCCCAGACAGGATGATCTGATGGCCAAGCTTAGGAACGCAAAGCTATTTACCAAACTAGACCTTTGTTGGGGCTATAACAATGTCAggattaaggaaggagatgagtggaagacggcaTTTAGGACCAAGTATGggttatttgaatacctggtcatgccctttggtctcaccaacgccccggccgccttccaacatttcatgaatgacttgtttagagacctcattgatgtcacagtggtgatttacTTGGACGACATCCTTATCTTttcagaagaccccaagaaGCATCCAGAACACGTTAGGGAAGTCTTATCGAGACTAATgaaaaaccagttgttctgcaagctctctaagtgtcacttccacgtcaccacagtcgactaccttggtattgtcatatcccctgcaggcttctccatggaccagaagaagattgaggctgttacatcatggccccaacccaaaacggtcaagcaggtccaagccttcctaggattt gaagtcccatggtcttgggaggtccaagaggaagaagctttTCAGGAATTGAAGTCCCTAGTCACCCGTTCCCCGGTCCTAATCCACTCGAACCCAGACCTTCCCTATTACCTAGAGACGGATGCGTCAGGCGTAGctatgggagccatcctgAGCCAACGGGGGGAAGATAACCGCCTTCATCCTATTGCCtacatgtccaaatccttctcAGGAGCCAAAGCAaattacgacacccatgacaaggagcttctggcaattatcaaggcattagaggaatggcgaattttcctagaagcaacggacagaccaatccaggttttcacagatcatagaaacctggaatattggatgcaggcacggacattTAACAGAAGGCATGCACGTtggcggatcttcctgagcgactttaactttgagatccactatcgcccagggaaacaatcaggaaaaccggATGCTCTCTCCAGAATCGATCGATTACATTGA
- a CDS encoding Retrotransposon-derived protein PEG10, which produces MTDKAADWALPIIGTIIKGEGNPPTTIPALTAKFKEAFADPDAKRAAARKIAALTQTTTTSEYVTKFRNLMAELDWNTEAYIAQFVRGLHWKVKELLSTKDNIPDDDLEAIFAASIKIDNIRRENEENRPKKAPTKAPVAATTSTSTTTTRVCLSEDPNYVTPEERDRRRASGLCVKCGQKGHGIKQCPNGWKATIKEVAKVAEDELGKD; this is translated from the coding sequence atgactgataaggctgccgactgggctctccctatcatagggaccatcatcaagggcgagggaaacccccctaccaccatcccggccttaacggccaaattcaaagaggcgTTTGCCGACCCCGACGCTAAACGGGcagccgccaggaagatcGCCGCGctcactcagacaaccactaCGTCTGAATACGTCaccaagttccgcaatctcatggcggaacttgattggaacactgaggcgtacattgcccagtttgtACGtggtcttcactggaaagtgaaggaactcctgtccaccaaggacaatatcccaGACGACGACCTTGAGGCTATATTCGCTGCCTCAATCAAGATTGATAACATCCGTCGGgagaatgaggagaaccgcccaaagaaggctcccaccaaggccccgGTCGCCGCAACCAcctctacctccaccactaccaccagggtTTGTCTATctgaggaccccaactacgttaccccggaggaaagggatcgccgccgcgcctcgggcctctgtgtcaaatgcggccaaaaggggcacggaatcaaacagtgccccaatggctggaaggccaccatCAAGGAAGTGGCAAAAGTTGCGGAGgacgagttgggaaaagattag
- a CDS encoding Retrotransposable element Tf2 protein: MPFGLTNAPAAFQHFMNDLFRDLIDVTVVIYLDDILIFSENPEDHPTHVREVLSRLMKNQLFCKLSKCHFHVTTVDYLGIVISPAGFSMDQKKIEAVTSWPTPKTVKQVQAFLGKPPGHGVTGEEAFQELKSLVTQSPVLIHSNPDLPYYLETDASGVAMGAILSQRGEDNRLHPIAYMSKSFSGAEANYDTHDKELLAIIKALEEWRIFLEATDRPIQVFTDHRNLEYWMQAQTFNRRHARWRIFLSDFNFEIHYRPGKQSGKPDALSRRSDYVDTPADPEVMLPAEVFANTSEEELEIVTEIRTKLRDDPSLEPIITFLTEDADDAPPSIQKAYRDYDWEEDLLWYRGKLVVPDSEPLKERLLREFHDSPLAGHPGQQRTLELLSRNYWWPGMKSSAKEWVECCPTCQANRRAHAPVISLKPLEVPPFPFHTISYDFITGFPKSNGYDAILVVIDSFSKFGHFIPTTKKVTAKGLAELFITHVWKLHGLPVKTVSDHGTTFTGKFLRALYQRLGINPAFSSAYHPESDGQTERHSSTGRTPFELVYGRNPVMNPSNIPANVPEADQVASILAQEWQEAESALRMTKERMIGTKGVVPEYSVVGKKVWLDGKNVELRTNSNKLDPKRLGPFEVVEKISSHAYRLKLPITLKIHDVFYVGLLSKAHESPSQPFPDRPPPETIKGEEEYEVEQIIDSKRQRGKWFYLIKWKGYGPEDNSWEPEELLEHSQEEIHRFNRSRLKKACTIFPTPFPPFPPHALESHIHIPVPLAAPLDVPFQPIPNHPLAAHLPLRETCQGWNQSRPLPLSLEAVTALTATVGSLQDQIRSQGQQLTELKAICKETADLLGDKDQGTQAQPGPSAGPVTPPTHTGGEAHTPGTVRPGLKAPFRPSRGTGFDSEEEEEPRRAPKKEPRDTPKRSLSSLTPFDSGSSIKRPKMELPDPYKGDSRGRKATQWLDRMLLWVALH; encoded by the exons atgccctttggtctcacaaacgcccctgcagcttttcaacactttatgaatgatctgttcagggacctgatCGACGTCACTGTGGTTATATATCTGGATGAtatactgatcttctcagaaaaccctgaggaccacccaacccacgTCAGGGAGGTCTTATCACGGCTAATGAAAAATCAGTTATTCTGCAAACTTTctaagtgccacttccatgtaaCAACAGTAGACTACCTTGGTATCGTCATTTCTCCAGCTGggttctcaatggaccagaagaagatcgagGCCGTCACTTCCTGGCCCACGCCCAAAACAGTTAAGCAagtccaagccttcctagg gaaaccccctggtcatggggtaaccggGGAAGAAGCGTTCCAGGAATTGAAGTCCCTTGTTACCCAATCGCCCGTCCTCattcattccaacccagacCTGCCCTAttacctagaaacagacgcatcaggggtagctatgggagccatactgAGTCAACGAGGGGAGGACAACCGGCTTCACCCgattgcatatatgtccaagtccttctcaGGCGCTGAAGCTAATTATGATacgcatgacaaggaacttctAGCTATCATTAAGGCACTAGAAGaatggcgcattttcctggaagcaacGGATAGACCAATACaagtcttcacggatcataggaacctggaatattggatgcaggctcAAACCTTCAACCGCAGGCACGCACGATGGCGCATTTTCCTGAgtgacttcaactttgagatacattatcggccaggaaagcagtcagggaaaccagacgcgtTATCTAGAAGGTCCGATTACGTAGATACACCTGCAGATccagaagtcatgttaccagcggaagtatttgccaacacgtcggaagaggaacttgaaattgtcacggaaatccGCACTAAACTCAGGGATGATCCATCACTAGAACCCATCATCACATTCCTGACAGAGGACGCAGACGACGCACCCCCATCCATCCAAAAAGCCTATAGGGACtacgattgggaagaggatctcctatggtaccgcggaaaacTAGTGGTCccggactcagaacccctgaaggaacgattgttaagggaattccacgactcccccctggcaggacaccccgGGCAACAAAGAACCCTAGAACTCTTgagccgcaactactggtggccaggaatgaagtcatctgctaaggaatgggtagaatgctgtcctacctgccaagccaaccgtcGCGCACACGCCCCCGTCATttccctgaaacccttagaagtcccGCCGTTCCCTTTTCACACaatatcctatgacttcatcacgggaTTCCCTAAGTCTAACGGGTACGATGCAATTCTAGTTGtgattgactccttctccaagtttggccacttcatcccaaccacaaaaaAGGTCACAGCCAAAGGCCTAGCGGAActgttcatcacccacgTGTGGAAGTTACACGGACTACCAGTCAAGACAGTTTCGGACCACGGAACCacattcacagggaaattcctaagggcactgtaccaacgccttgggatCAACCCggccttctcctcagcctaccacccggaatcggacggccaaacagaaagg CATTCCTCCACCGGAAGAACCccttttgaattggtttaCGGAAGAAATCCGGTCATGAATCCGTCCAATATCCCTGCCAACGTCCCGGAAGCTGATCAAGTAGCCAGTATACTAGCACAAGAATGGCAAGAGGCGGAGTCAGCACTCAGGATGACCAAAGAACGCATGATAGGCACAAAAGGAGTGGTACCAGAATACTCAGTAGTAGGCAAGAAGGTCTGGCTGGACGGGAAAAACGTAGAACTTAgaacaaactccaacaagctgGACCCCAAACGGCtaggaccatttgaagttGTTGAAAagatctccagccacgcgtaccgcctcaaacTACCGATTACTCTAAAAATTCATGacgtattctatgtaggattACTATCCAAGGCGCATgaatccccaagtcagcctTTTCCGGACCGtcctccccctgaaacaataaaaggagaggaggaatatgaggtggaacagatcatagaTTCCAAGAGGCAACGGGGAAAGTGGTTTtatctgatcaaatggaaagggtacggaccagaagacaactcctgggaaccagaggagctGCTGGAGCACAgtcaagaagaaatccaTCGCTTCAATAGatcacgactgaaaaaggctt gcactattTTCCCCACACCGTTTCCAccattccctccacacgctctggagtcccacatCCATATTCCCGTCCCTCTAGCCGCTCCTctcgacgttccattccaacccattcccaaccaccctctcgcagcacatctcccactccgcgagacttgccaaggatggaaccagagccgtccattGCCGCTCTCTCtcgaggctgtcacagccctcacagccacagtcgggtccctccaggaccaaattcgatcacaaggccaacagctcactgagcttaaagccatatgcaaggagaccgccgacCTACTCggcgacaaggaccaaggaacccaagctcagcctggcccatcggctgggcctgtcactccccccactcatacagggggagaagcgcacactccaggaacggttaggcctggactcaaggcccccttccgcccatcaagaggaacgggctttgactcagaagaggaggaagaacccaggcgagcccccaaaaaagagcctcgcGACACGCCTAagcggagcctcagctccctcacccccttcgactcagggtccagcataaagcggcccaaaatggagctcccaGACCCATATAAGGGAGACTCTAGGGGAcgaaaggcaacccagtggctggaTCGCATGCTGCTGTGGGTCGCACTTCATTGA
- a CDS encoding Retrotransposable element Tf2 protein has translation MLDGTISQTGRIWHQVHLTVSANGHTHSIPFLVCPIGNTPAILGMTWLTEEAPLIDWQQGLVTFPEQAQIASEEEADSDPLADLPLQYHEFAKVFGEEEFKVLPPHREYDISIDLIPDAKLTPGPIYGMTDAESKALKQHIDEELATGKIRPSTSSAGAPVMFVKKADGSLRLVVDYRKLNEVTHKNVYPLPRQDDLMAKLRNAKLFTKLDL, from the coding sequence atgttagatggtaccatatctcagactggtcgcatctggcaccaggttcacctcaccgtctcggccaatggccatacccactccatcccatttcttgtttgccccattggcaacaccccggcaattctaggcatgacatggctaaCGGAGGAAGCTCCtcttattgattggcaacagggactagtcacattccctgaacaagctcaaattgcctccgaggaagaagcggactcagaccctttggcagacctcccccttcagtaccatgagtttgctaaagtgtttggcgaagaagagtttaaggtcctccctccacatagggagtatgacatctccaTTGACCTTATCCCAGATGCCAAGCTGACTCCTGGGCctatatatggcatgaccgATGCAGAATCTAAGGCGCttaaacaacacattgatgaggagttggcaacgggcaagatccgccccagtacttcctcagcaggcgccccagtcatgtttgtcaagaaaGCGGATGGGTCCTTACGTTTGGTAGTAGATTATAGGAAGCTGAATGAGGTCACCCacaagaacgtttacccCCTTCCCAGACAAGATGATCTTATGGCCAAATTACGGAACGCCAAGCTGTTCACAAAGCTGGATCTTTga